The genomic window GTGGCCCTAAaccaaggggtgtccaaaccttttccaccaaGTTTAGCCGAAAAGCATATACCGTAGCTTTAACTGTTTAGCCTTGGCAGAAGTCTCGGTCATTCTGAGTGCATGTACAGTATTTGCACTTAAACAGAATAACTCCAAAAGCTGAGAATGTATTTTTAAGGCATGTGATTTAAACTGAATGAAAAGGACTGAAAATAAGCCAATGGATTTTCTAGccaatttttgtctctttgacTCTCTCTCCACTTTTAACTGCTCCAAAGGCAAAAAATCATTATCAGAACAAAAATTGTTTATTCTATAAGCTAACTTCCTATATCTAAATAGCCATTTGTGATTTATAGCATGAAATAACAAATTTCTTGCAGTCATGTTGTCAAAATGATTCAACTTTTCAATGTCAAAACAGTAGAAATAAtacagctgagagaggctccagcacccgcgaccccaaaaaagacaATCGGTacaaaatggacggatggatggataaataaaatgTCTGCTACTAAAAATTAAATGTAGCAGTTAGACAGACTATACCAGGGGCGTCAAACTAATTTTCATTGGGGGCCACATCAGTTATTGCTGCCCACAGTGGgtcgcttgtaacagtgaatattacaaaccccacatttccatatgagtttggaaattgtgttggatgtaaatataaacggaatacaatgactggcaaatcattttcaacccatattcaattgaatgcattacaaagacaagatatttgatgttcaaactcaaactttatttttgttttgcaaataacaattaaattagaatttcatggctgcaacacatgccaaagtagttgggaaagggcatgttcaccactgtgttacatcaccttttcttttagcaacactcaataaacatttaggaactgaggaaactaattgttgaagctttgaaagtggaattctttcccattcttgttttatgtagagcttccgtcgttcaacagtctagggcctccgctgtcgtattttacgcttcataatgtgccacacattttcgatgggagacaggtctggactgcaggcgggccaggagagtacccgcactttttttacgaagccaagccgttgtaacgtgctgaatgtggtttggaattgtcttgctgaaataagcaggggcgtccatgaaaaagacggcgcttagatggaagcatatgttgttccaaaacctgtatgtacctttcagcattaatggtgccttcacagatgtgtaagttacccatgccttgggcactaatgcacccccataccataacagatgctggcttttgaactttgcgtcgataacagtcttgatggttcgcttcccctttggtccggatgacacgatgtcgaatgtttccaaaaacattttgaaatgtggactcgtcagatcacagaacacttttcatcagtccatcttatatgatctcgggcccagagaagccggcggcgtttctggatgttgttgataaatggctttcactttgcataatagagctttaacgtgCACTTAAGGGTTcttaagcccatgtggtgatatcctttagagattgatgtcagtttttgatagagtgaaggtcacggtcattcaatgttggtttccggccactttttgatgatattatggaccgtagatgttgaaatccctaaatttcttgcaattgcactttgaaaaacattgttcttaaactgtttgactgattgctcacgcagttgtggacaaaggagtgtacctcgccccatcctttcttgtgaaattttttgggaagctgcttttttacccaatcatggcacccacctgtccccaattagcctgcacacctgtgggatgttccaaatcagtgtttgataaacattgctcaactttatcagtatgtattgccaccttttccaacttcttcgtcacgtgttgctggcatcaaattcaaaagttaatgattatttgaaaaaaaaaaaatgctttatcagtttgaacatcaaatatgttgtctttataacatattcaactgaatatgggttgaaaatgatttgcaaatcattgtattccgtttatatttacatctaacaccatttcccaactcatatggaaacagggtttgtatatacatcttAATTTGCTTCATTACACAATTATTTGGcgttatatatttttatgtacacTGTAAGAAGAACATGTACATTTTAGAGTAAAGTTTAGCTGCTAAAAAGTTACCATAAAATGCGCCGTGTTTTTTACAATGTGTACTGTAAATGAGAATGGGAAAACAGTACTACTGTTTTACTTTAAAGTCTACGGCTGTTgtttacggtgtattactgtaaatgtaaaaacaatattacacttttttgtttttacggtaaaattctggcaactgagccaaCAGTTTTTActgaaaatttatttttaaattgtacaATTTGATGAATAAGTTGCTTCAAAATCATGCATCAAGCAGTACttattttaatggttggaatgTGTGATAATATTTTTTGCGATATTATATTAAGTTTAAAATATATGACATTGCATACAGTAcaagtatttttttctttcaaattagAAAGTTGACTACGTTTAGAAATCAATAAGCGCATGATAATTCCAGGCCtttgtgggccacataaaatgaggtggtGGGCCAGCTGTGGCCTCCAGGCCTTGAACTCCACGGGCctgtagctttcatttttaagttaataatttttttatggaaaaccGTAATTTTTACCCCAGGATTATCAAAAAAACGTACTCATTACTTTGGTGGTTTTACATCTCGTACGTCTACTGGGAACGTACTGTGAGGTCTATGGTTCTATATGACATGCAGCACATGGCTTGTTTTACATGTAAGTATGTTACAGCCTTGTTCCAAAATGGAATTAGTTATtttctcctcaaaattctacacacaatatcccATAATAACGGTGTGGAAAATGTAGGTATGTTACATCCTTGTTCCAAAATGGAATCAGTTATTTTGTCCTCgatattctacacacaataccgcaGAATGAGTGTGAAAAATATAGGTATGTTACAGTCTTGTTCTAAAATGTAATCagttatttttgtcctcaaaattctacacacaataccccataatgagagTGTGAAAAATGTAGGTACAGTATGTTACAGCCTTGTTCCAAAATGGAATTAGTTATtttctcctcaaaattctacacacaatatccTATAATAACGGTGTGGAAAATGTAGGTATGTTACATCCTTGTTCCAAAATGGAATCAGTTATTTTGTCCTCgatattctacacacaataccgcaGAATGAGTGTGAAAAATATAGGTATGTTACAGTCTTGTTCTAAAATGTAATCagttatttttgtcctcaaaattctacacacaataccccataatgagtGTGAAAAATGTAGGTACAGTATGTTACAGCCTTGTTCCACATTGGAATTGGTTATTATCTCCTTgatattctacacacaataccccataatgaccgtGTGAAAAATATATGTTACATCTTTGTTCCAAAATTGACTCAGTCATTTTGTCTTCAAAATTCTACATACAATACCCCGTAATGACAGTgtgaaaaatgtatgtatgttacaGCCTTGTTCCAAAATGGAATCAGTTAtttggtcctcaaaattctacacccaATACCGCATAATGACAGTGTGAAAAATGTAGGTATGTTACAGTCTTGTTCTAAAATGGAATCAGATATATATtttctcctcaaaattctacacacaataccgcaTCACGACAGTGTGAAAAATGTTGGTATGTTACAGCGTTGTTCCAAAATGGAATCAGTTATATtttctcctcaaaattctacacacaataccgaATCATGACAGAGTGAAAAATTTAGGTATGTCACAGCCTTGTTCCAAAATGGAATCAGtcgttttgtcctcaaaattctgcacacgATACCAcataatgacagtttgaaaaatgtaagtACCGGTATGTTACAGCCTTGTTCCAAAATGTAATCAgttattttgtcctcaaaattctacacacaacaccTCATAATGATGTGTGTGAAAAATGTAGACATGTTACAGCCTTTCCCCAAAATGGAATCAATTATTGTCTCCTCATAATTTTTTATGGAAAACTGTAGTTTTTACCCCTCGATTATCAAAAAAACGTACTCATTACGGGAGAATCGcagttgttggcaggtatggcatAGACAAATCAAGTTTTTAACACATTGTAGGtcgtaaaaaaaaacggaaaatattttttttatagaaataaATTGACGAAAAAAATCACATACCTGAAATTTTAAATACGAATGAATGAAaggtgtcaacatttttttttggtcaatGGTGTTTTTATTTGTTGGAGGTAATAACATGACTTTTGCATGCATTTTTTCCAAGCTAACATTGATCTTAAAATGAAATGGAAAATGTGGTCAAAAATAAGCATCCTTTACTACTGTACAATCTATTTACATTTAAGTCATTAAATAATCTGTCTTGTTACTTGTTAGTTTTGTTTGCACCTCAGCACATGTTCTGGTACACAACACCTGTGCCAGCGATGTAAATATGACAGTCAGTCACAACAATTGTACTTTGAGTGAAGGAAAAACTATACCAGTTTATTCCGTCTGAACATATTGGTAAGCATCCTGAAGCAACTCAAATGTTAGCAAATAGCTTATGAAACCGCAAACATTTTTGGCTGTGTGTGGATAAGCTACAAATCATAATGTAAGAAGTGTGGTGAAGTTGTCCAATGGCAAACCTGAAGCTCCTCTCAAAgagcagacattagtcatctgtCATCCTCGCTTTCTTAGCTCCTTCTGCGCCAGGCTTTTTCCTCCTCTTCGCGCCGTTTTTCTGTCCTTCCTCCTGCCTGAACTGGTGCCTGATCAAGCCAAAAGAAGACAAACGAACCTGATAACTGAATAGAAACAGttaacattatcaatagcgctatttctattggtatttgtatttctGTAGTGTAacaatgctcattgtcatttctgtattatttatttcgctaactgcttctttgctatcactttgcccatcatatttgtacttatagtatttgctgatgttgctctattgttgttgtgtttgctgttgtttttgtatcTGTTTTATCTCCCTCttttccccacaatttccccctctgtcttcctttttttcttttgctatcccctccagctccagcttggctggaccaaatgataatataaatacatttaataaagtcatatacaaataaggcaacaaaagaagtagCATACActtatcttttgtaaagtaaatctgaacagccgatattggcatctacatcaactatatgatttgcctgagaagctagacaggacaaaataaaaaaaactaaaaatcaaaaaataaaagttaGGTAGCCATTTAGAATTTTCGGCCAGCACGTTATATCCAGCTTGTGTACTTTGGCATTTTTGCTTTTTGTACACAGGCATACTGGCTTAAAAATAATAACGAACAGTATGTGTTTATTGCGTATGTATGTCATTATGGACATggtaaaagggttgtacttgtatagcgcttttctacctttttttaaggaacccaaagcgctttgacactatttccacattcacacacacacgttcacacactgatagtgggagctgccatgcacggcgctaaccaggaaccatcaggagcaagggtgaagtgtcttgctcaaggacacaatggaagtgactaggatggtagaaagtggggattgaaccaggaactcccaggttgctgacacagccactctcccaacttcgccatgccgtcccccATGGCCTTGAAGACCGCGTAGGAGTTTTTCAGACATAGCATTGTTAAAAGTAATGCCACTTAGGTAAGCCACCAAGTAGCCACTTTAGGCAAGGTTTATAACACTTTTCCAGGGACATTTCTGTAGACGCTATCGACGGGTGGCTCACAACACGGGTTTGACAGTGTATAGTTAGCGTGCAAAGTCTCACCTGGACTGCCAACGTCTGCCACTGTTCCATACACGACCAAAAGACGGCAGCCAGTTAGCGTCGGTGTGGgagctgtggtcaaagttggccCCCACTCGGTTAGGGGGGAGCTTTTTCAGCTTCTCTTGCTCCTCTAGAAAAATAGAAATACAGAAAGTGGACGATAAAATTCTTCCTGTCAGCTGCTTTGAACACGTGATGgacaatattttaaaatgtcaaCTTCCTACTCTGTCTGTGGAACTCCTGGACTGACGGTCCGATCTCGGAAAGTGCTGCCTTTTTAGAACCACCCTCCTGAGGATCGTCTTGGAGCCAAGGAGGCACCGCACCTGCAATACAATAGGAGTATATTTACAATACTTCACAATCTGCTAACATACAATATGTTTATGTGTAGAATCATTTGGCCTTGCTGTACCTTTTACTATCCACTAGATGACACTAAACCACACagcaatgaagaaaaaaaatatttaccacAAATTCTTCTTTACCTGTGCCTtctatatcacaaaaaaaaaacgacagcAAGAGGCAGCTAACGGGAGTCATCTTTTGCTTGGATTCTGTGACGTGACTTCCTtccggaagtgaaaaccagtagtgctcaaccaagccaagatggctgttcTATGGGAGTACGCAAAAGGCctaaatcttcctgcaaaaagcagataccaccaaaaaaatataactattgaatagatccctatactttcCAAAAAAAGTGGAAAGATAACAAGGATTATATGGCAgtcgcgttcccagacatatcTAACTATTGTGCCCCAGACGTCATTCtacaccagttttttttttttaaaccttttttgagctaaggaacatttttttaataaagaaaatacagaggcacaccaccagcacaataggttaaaacaatgaaactccaccaggttgtcgtggcttattttgagtttgttgttttcctgtgcattacgctttagttcctgtcttgcgctgttattttggtgttttcctgtagcagcttcacaccttcctttgagtgctattgcttaacctgctttgtgttagcaatcaAGACAATTTTAGTTGTTActatccttttttgtggggacaatgttgatttgtcatgtcatgtactttgtggacgccatctctgcttcacacgctgtaagtctttgctgtcgtccagcattctgtttttgttgacattgtaACAAGTTCAATTTTGCTTTcgttttacatagccatccctaagcttcagtgcctttccctttcctttttttaaatttttggtttaaacattggataccattttacctgcacgccgtctcccgctgtgctctgaaATATtgggatcatgacaaaccatcctcgacgcattccgacttctacaaagcaattaactacctgctgcaacctactgacatggagtattacatgGTCAACCTGCCGAGCCCTAGACAGCTCAGATACTagacggcacattatttgcagattgcAATTATTGATTgcaattattgatttgcaaaaaatatttttggggccaATTAGGTGTAGTTGCAAaatttcccacagcacaccagacaatatcacGGCACACTGTGCCGtgatataactatagatgtcaacattgtgtatgtgctgaaagattcatttatgattattcatcaaaatataactattgatgtcaacattgtgtatgtgctgaaagattcatttatgattgcttatcaaaatataactatagatgccaacattgtgtacgtgctgagaGATTCatttacggtggatgagatttgagtaatatttagctttagctaaggtaagcatgcgtctataagttattaaactatcactccatgcttgatggtgcacctcaagtttagtcgtgcgccatttgcgttccagctttctacataataatttctgagctctagtttcttctgtaaaccacggggtacgcttttttggagccttttttaactttagcagtgctatgttatcaatggtttcgcgcagggcgtcgttaaagttgttagaggttgttagtgaggttatcaatagagcccacatattttgggaatggtgccattaccgaggtcagcaagagttgtcgttgtggccgtattaatgttgcggctgctatagcagttattattattattagtttgacgaacatgcgtctgaacctcgaattttataaggtaatgatcggacaatactttagtatacgggagtatcgtaactttggaaacggtgatacccctgacaagcactaggtctatcgtattaccgttgcgatgcatgggttcatttattatttgtgtgagaccacagctatcaattatagtctggagcgctacgcacggtgggtccgatggggtattcatatggatattactgagatcattatccatgcgtttgttacgtctcgcctcgactactgtaacgtattattttcgggtctccccatgtctagcattaaaagattacagttggtacaaaatgcggctgctagacttttgacaagaacaagaaagtttgatcacattacgcctatactggctcacctgcactggcttcctgtgcacttaagatgtgactttaaggttttactacttacgtataaaatactacacggtctagctccatcctatcttgccgattgtattgtaccatatgtcctggcaagaaatctgcgttcaaaggactccggcttattagtgattcccaaagcccaaaaaaagtctgtgggctatagagcgttttccgttcgggctccagtactctggaatgccctcccggtaacagttcgagatgccacctcagtagaagcttttaagtctcaccttaaaactcatttgtatactctagcctttaaatagactccctttttagacatgttggtctgccgtttcttttctttttcttctatgtcccactctgccttgtggagggggtccggtccgatccggtggccatgtactgctcgcctgtgtatcggctggggacatctctgtgctgctgatccgcctccgcttgggatggtttcctgctggctccgctgtgaacgggactctcgctgctgtgttggatccgctttggactggactcttgcgactgtgttggatccattatggattgaactttcacagtatcatgttgaactttcacagtatcatgttagacccgctcgacatccattgctttcctcctctccaaggttctcatagtcatcattgtcaccgacgtcccactgggtcattattgtcaccgatgtcccactgggtgtgagttttccttgcccttatgtgggcctaccgaggatgtcgtagtggtttgtgcagccctttgagacactagtgatttagggctatataagtaaacattgattgattgattgattatgattgtttatcaaaatataactattgatgtcaacattgtgtatgtgctgaaagattcatttatgattgcttatcaaaatataactatagatgccaacattgtgtatgtgctgagagattgatttatgattgtttatcaaaatataactatagatgtcaacaatgTGTACGTGCTGAGAAATTCATTTATgaatgtttatcaacatataactttagatgtcaacattgtgtatgtgctgaaatattaatttacaattgtttatcaaaatataattatagatgtcaacattgtgtatgtgctaaaaGCTTCTCTTATGATTGCTGTCTTTGGTAAAGCTCAattcttttaggttttgctcacatttgatttattttagacTTGCCAAGTTGGTGTTTTATGGAACACTCGTGGCAAAAATCTGACCTATAATAAATAGAAATATtgtcaagataatacttaaatgggaaacaCTTAACgtcaaaagtatatcaaacatcTAAATTGTACAAGCCTTAGTATAGCCTGTAGAGGCCTGATGATCTGGAATGAGATTGATAGCTTTATAAAACAatcatattttttatacatttttaaaaagcgttTTAAGCTAAATGTATTGCTACGTTACGCTTAGTCTATTTAACACACTAAGGAATTCACATTAGTTGCATAATTTTGGTCTTGACCTACGTATGTATGATGATattgatgggtgaaatgcagagaataatttcgccacacctaaagtgtgtgtgacaatcattggtaccttaactttaaTTATCGCACATCTTAAATATGCAACTTtgtattcaaatgtgaataataggGTAGACTGATTTAGTGGATTTAAAGATTCCTTCTTTATAAATATCAACCTATTGATATGTCGGTATGAAATTGTAACTGGATATTTGGTGGGTAGATTTCGAATGGAAtagtattgtactgtattttgtatattatatgatgtatattttaactgtgggtcTCTGTCAATAAACTGTGAGCTTCTAAGGATTAACTTTTTGCAGAACggactctgatattaacaaaagaaaccataatgtaataaaaaaaaacgatgtCTGTCTGtacataaataagtaaataaacaaaccctTAACGAAGTGATCACCACAAACTTGTGCGTTCTTagactctgctcccttggactaaACCGCGTGCTACGTTTTTCATCGTTGTTTTGttaaatcttgcactcttccacCCTTCTTGGTTACCTCTTGAGAAACTTTTCGCGGCCTGAACGATTCATACAGCCAAAACAACGCAACTATAGGGCATTTTCTCTTTGAAAAAAGGCTATATAGTACCCTTCgagaacagagctagcttgaccaccacgcatacTCATTTAAATGCCGGGACGTGAGCAGGACGTGACGTCATTTAAAATCTAGCAATTCCACCTGTAAAGCCCATTACAAAAAAATGAATACTCTATTTTCATGTCGTGACCTGCATTTTACACAAGTAATGACATACTGAGCCGCTGAGTTCATAAAAAGTTTGtactagattataaatcatgcctcacacTTTTGTAGTACAAGATTGTGGTCATGAACCGAGACGTTGGTCAACTTTAAAACTTCTCCGACCCCAAGACAATTTGCTTGTTTTCTCCTACCCTTTTTAAACATTACGGCTATGATGAATTCTACATCTAAACAGGGACCACAAGTCTAGTGCTTAAAGATATAAAAATCCAAGTGAGAGCAGAGATTGTATAGTAAGTGATTgtttatgttcgtagtttgtatttcttgtttagcacctAACAATATTGCTACATGACTCCCGGTGTTTTACTTTAGCTGGATCTGTTTATCACTCAGCTTTTAAGACTTGTAGCTCACCCGCCGTTTAGTCAGGTTTAAAAAATCTAAGGTTcatgatcatcatttgtcccaaagtggtTGTCCTTGGCTCTCAtgtaatgtttttgttgttgaaggaaatagcaaacGTTGTAACAATATTATGAATGTGCCGGTTACCACATTACACatgtacttacagtgtgtattcaAAATGTTGGTTTTCGACAGGGCTTTATAGGCCAACTAGATCGGcccccattacctgcattgttagccaccccTTGCTAGCGTTTTTTTGTGTGATTTAGAAGGCATAAAAGGAGAAAGTGTGTGCATAGGGActaacatagggattgtgaaagataggaaaaacaatttcaaaaagaAGTGCATTAAAAGTTATTTGAAGGAATAAGCCGTTTTATGATTGTTGCTGTACCTGTGTGCACGTTGCCACTGTTTGATGAATCCTACGAGAGGAAATGATAAACTGGTCAATACTATGTGTCCAATAAACACATATGTTCATATGCGGCAGATCTACCTGATGGCCAATAAAAGTCAGGCCTTCTTGCGGCGCATCAACCATGGAGTCAAAGCGGCTGCTTCCTGCCTGCTGGTTGGTTCCCCATGACGTCCCTTGAGATCTGTAACAGGACAATAATAAGTGAAGCACATCTGAGGCTAGTGTATATGAGAGGAGATGTAATAAAGGTCGACACAGTGTTACCTGACGCTAGCCTTCGTTGATGTTTCTGTTCCACTGAGTCCATTGGACAACTCTGACTCTGCATCGCGCTGATTTTGATTCAGGAAAAGCCAACAGAGATTCATAGAGGAAGTCTGACTCTTGAGTTTTCTCCATTAATCAAAAACTTTCCCTTGAAAGAACTGTGCTTCTTTTTAACTAAAAACACCTTAcagtgtcatttttttttacccaatctaCAAAAGTATTTGCCCTCACCATGGAAGTTTACTA from Nerophis ophidion isolate RoL-2023_Sa linkage group LG07, RoL_Noph_v1.0, whole genome shotgun sequence includes these protein-coding regions:
- the cenatac gene encoding coiled-coil domain-containing protein 84, with translation MGAHYCAICRQTTFNGKKHIFGKNHQSRLRLVLMKFIEKVKEVRRTLKKPEVEKCDSTGQKITFWCYCCGLEVERDVTDGNMTVLHGGLLEHMATREHKKNTHKFWWENKADPKLRDKVIITQEETEKFKAEVANVLETYVEKEDEYIKQQAESIRAQERQRQELLESLLERDAESELSNGLSGTETSTKASVRSQGTSWGTNQQAGSSRFDSMVDAPQEGLTFIGHQDSSNSGNVHTGAVPPWLQDDPQEGGSKKAALSEIGPSVQEFHRQKEQEKLKKLPPNRVGANFDHSSHTDANWLPSFGRVWNSGRRWQSRHQFRQEEGQKNGAKRRKKPGAEGAKKARMTDD